The sequence below is a genomic window from Synechococcus sp. PCC 7335.
GCCTTCTGGTCCGAGCCAGAACAGTGGATAGGCAAGGACGCCCTGTTCGTCAGTTTAGACAGGAATTCTCGTAGGGAAGAAGTAGAGGCGATCGCCCCTTACTTTTCTAGCCTCACTCTACTTACACAAATCGCCACCAAACGCGGCGGCGAAATCTCGGAAACTTTTTATCTATACAGCGCTAGAAACCTACGCCAGCCCTACCCGTTTCCCTATGGACCTAACAAGAGAGGCAGCTAAAGCAAACGATTAGTTTTCCATATTTAATTTTTCATAAATGGCTACTTTGCCAACCGCACTGCTTTCCAGCCCGTATAACTCAGCAGCGCCGTCGACGCGAATACAAAGGGAATGCCTGCTCTTAAACCAGAAAATGCCATTGCCAAACTACCCACCCACAGCGCCAGCACATAGATAAACATCACTGTGAACCGATGAGAGAATCCAGCATTGAGCAGACGGTGGTGCAAATGACGCTTGTCCGCAACAAAGGGAGACAGTCCCTGCCGTAACCGTAGCAAAATCACAGCAGACATATCCAAAATTGGCACTGCTAACGTTAGAGAAGGCAACAGTACCGCTACGGTCGTCACCCCTTTTACCAGCCCAATAACACCTACACCTGCTAACGTAAAGCCAATAAAATAAGCACCGCCATCGCCCATAAATATCTGAGCCGGATTGAAGTTGTAGCGTAAGAAAGCCAAGGAACCACCCGCTAAGGCCGCTGCAATCAATGCCGCTGCAGGCTGCCCCATATACAGACTCACAACCATCATCACGACAGCAGCAATCCCAGAGACACCGGCCGCTAAGCCATCCAAGCCATCGATCCAATTAATCGCATTGGCCATACCAACCAACCAGAATATGGTAACTACCAGACTCAACCAAGCTGGCAGTTGAGTGATCCCAATAAAAGGAATCGTCAGAAAGCGAATATCAACGCCTACCCACCAAGCAACTGAGGCCACTGCAGACTGCATAATCAAACGGCTAATCGGTGATAGACCAAACAAGTCATCAATCAAGCCGATCAAGAAGAAGGCTAGGCCGCCTAATGTGACCCCCCAAACCGAATATTCAGCAACGCGTACTAGCGGCTCACCGTCGCTACCAAGGAAACCACCCGCGCCCCACACCGACAGCAATGCCACCAAAACGCCGACAAAAATAGAGACACCACCTAAGCGCACCATCGGCTGACTGTGGACTTTTCGAGCCCCAGGCAAATCCACTCTACCGCTGGCAAGACCGGCCTTTCTAACAAGCGGTGTTAGGCATAAAACAACGACAGCAGAAAGAACAAAAGCAAGCAGATGGTAAAACGAGAATCCCATCGGAAGGAGGAGGTAGGGTGGGCAGAGTTCAAAGATAAGTACTTTTCAAGGGTAGATGCTTAAAACAAAGCCGCTGGTGAAAGGATGGGCGATTAGCGACACCATTATCTAACAAAACAAAAATCAGCGAATTCACCTGTCAATTTATCATCGTATTGATCTTTGAGCGACCGTAAGAAAGCCTCTAATTTTCTAGATCTTCCCCAAAGTCGGTTTGGTAGATTGTGCTTGCATTAGACAGTTTGTGCCTGGACTAATATGTGCCTGGACTAAATAGTAATGTCCAAGCTTAGAATTACTAACACTTCAGATATTGAGTATCGCCGGTATCAGTATCGCTAGATATTAGTAACACTTAAACCAAAGCTGGCTCGGGCGATCGCAGATGAGGATACAGCGGAAAGCGATCACACAAATCCGCTACTCGCTGCTGGCAGTCTGATTCCACATTGCTATCATCAGGGCTCAGCAGCCTATCAGCAATGATGTCGGCAATCTCTTCAAACTCCACCTCGCCCATGCCTCGCGTCGTCATTGCAGGCGTACCTAAACGCAGTCCGCTAGTAACAAATGGAGACTCTGGATCAAAAGGAACCGTATTTTTGTTAGCTGTAATATTCACCTCGCTGACCAAAGCATCTGCGATCTTGCCGGTCATTCCTATAGAACGAAGATCTACTAGCACCAAATGATTGTCTGTACCATCAGAAACCACCTTGATACCCCGCTTTTGCAGCTGCGCAGCTAACGTCTGAGCATTTTTGATCACCTGCCCACAATAGGTCTTAAACTCGGGCTGTAGCGCCTCGCCAAAGGCAACCGCTTTAGCCGCGATCACATGTTCTAATGGCCCGCCTTGACTACCTGGGAAGACAGCTTTATCGAACTTTTTACCTAAGTCCGCATCGCGAGTCATGATCAACCCGCCGCGAGGTCCACGTAGCGTTTTGTGAGTGGTCGTGGTGACTACATCACAATGAGGTAGTGGATTGGGATGATGACCGGTTGCGACTAGCCCAGCAATATGGGCAATATCAGCCATCAGATACGCACCAACTTCATCGGCGATCGCCCTAAACTTTTCAAAGTGTATCGTCCGAGGATAGGCTGAATACCCACAGATGATCAGCTTAGGCTGGTGTTCTACGGCTATTTGACGAATTTCATCAAAATCCAGCTGTTCGCTCTCCCGATTCACGCCGTACTGAACTACGTTGAACCATTTACCCGAGTAATTCACGGGCGAGCCATGCGTCAGATGACCACCGTGAGACAAATCCATCCCTAGAATCGTATCACCTGGCTCTAGCAGAGCTAAAAACACGGCAAAGTTCGCTTGTGCGCCAGAGTGAGGCTGAACATTTGCATGAGCGGCCCCGAACAGAGCCTTTACTCGCTCAATAGCTAGATGCTCCGCTTGATCAACAAACTCGCAACCACCGTAGTAACGTTTGTTTGGCAGTCCTTCAGCGTACTTATTTGTCAGCACAGAGCCCTGAGCTGCCATTACCGCTGGAGAGGTGAAATTCTCACTAGCAATCAGCTCTAGATGAGTCTGCTGACGGTTCAATTCTCTATCAATAATCGCGGCCAGTTCTGGGTCGCTCTGCTGCAAAAAGTCTACGTTAGACTGTCTCATCAATTTCCCTTCAATCCACTCTATTTTTTGTATGCAAGCCTGACATGAATACACTCACGCAGTTGTATTAAAACGATTCAGCTAGTCACCTTGATAAGATTTTTATGATAGCTCGCCGCAAACATCGAGCCATCAACA
It includes:
- a CDS encoding glycosyltransferase family 4 protein, with the protein product MGFSFYHLLAFVLSAVVVLCLTPLVRKAGLASGRVDLPGARKVHSQPMVRLGGVSIFVGVLVALLSVWGAGGFLGSDGEPLVRVAEYSVWGVTLGGLAFFLIGLIDDLFGLSPISRLIMQSAVASVAWWVGVDIRFLTIPFIGITQLPAWLSLVVTIFWLVGMANAINWIDGLDGLAAGVSGIAAVVMMVVSLYMGQPAAALIAAALAGGSLAFLRYNFNPAQIFMGDGGAYFIGFTLAGVGVIGLVKGVTTVAVLLPSLTLAVPILDMSAVILLRLRQGLSPFVADKRHLHHRLLNAGFSHRFTVMFIYVLALWVGSLAMAFSGLRAGIPFVFASTALLSYTGWKAVRLAK
- the glyA gene encoding serine hydroxymethyltransferase, whose translation is MRQSNVDFLQQSDPELAAIIDRELNRQQTHLELIASENFTSPAVMAAQGSVLTNKYAEGLPNKRYYGGCEFVDQAEHLAIERVKALFGAAHANVQPHSGAQANFAVFLALLEPGDTILGMDLSHGGHLTHGSPVNYSGKWFNVVQYGVNRESEQLDFDEIRQIAVEHQPKLIICGYSAYPRTIHFEKFRAIADEVGAYLMADIAHIAGLVATGHHPNPLPHCDVVTTTTHKTLRGPRGGLIMTRDADLGKKFDKAVFPGSQGGPLEHVIAAKAVAFGEALQPEFKTYCGQVIKNAQTLAAQLQKRGIKVVSDGTDNHLVLVDLRSIGMTGKIADALVSEVNITANKNTVPFDPESPFVTSGLRLGTPAMTTRGMGEVEFEEIADIIADRLLSPDDSNVESDCQQRVADLCDRFPLYPHLRSPEPALV